One Archangium violaceum genomic window, GCTGCCAGAGCTGGCCGGCGTTGATGCCGCTGTCGCCCAGCGTGTGGTGCACGTTGTAGAGGGCCACCGGGTGGCCGCACACGTCGATGAGCGCGAAGAGCGCGCCCCGGTCCTCGTCCAGCTCGCCGACGAATCCCTGGCGGGCGATGGCCGCCGCGCGCACGTCCTCGGGGAAGTCATAGGTGAAGTGCGCGGCCTCGAGGATGGGGTGCCGGCTGAGGATGGCCTTGCCGTTCACCACGGGCCGCCGGACGTCACGGCCCTGGTAGGTGAGGTGGAAGCCATGGTCGCGCGCGAGCTCCACGGCGGTGGGCTGGCTCGCCTCCTGGAGCGCGATGACATCCGGCATCCGGCCGGTCTCCTCCAGTGTGGCGAAGTAGCGCTCGAGCAGCTCCCGGCGCTCCCCGCCCAGGAGGATGTTGTACGTCATCACGCGCAGCACGTGGTCGCGGGGCGGGCGCGGCCGTGGGTGGTGCACCAGCAGCGTGATGCCCGTGCCGAGCCGGCGCGGGCCATCCGCCTCCGGCAGCGACTCGAAGCCCTGGAAGACGTGGGTGGGCTCCTGGTGCGGCAGGTGCTGGGGCGGTGCGGCGGGGACACCATCGATGACACTCCTCCCGAAGGGGAGGCGATCCAAAAGTCGAGAGAGGGCCTGTCCTGGCATGAGTCCTCTACTGTCTGTGCATCACTCACCCTGCACGCGAGTTCAAGGCGCCTCGTCGCTCCCTGTCCCGGCGTCCGCTGGGCCGCTCGCCGCCTCGGCGGACGAGCCTTCGGGCGTGTTGGTGGGATCGCCTCCGTAACCGGCCTTGCGGCCCGTGATGGTGTCGTCGTCCGCGTTGCCGGGGAAGAGGCCCTCTCGCTGCTCGGAGAAGGTGCGCCGCTCGTCGGGGACGCCGCGTCCGGACGTGTCGGTGAGGCCGCGCGACTGTTTGACGGCATCCGCGTAGCCCGTGCCGGGTGTCGTGGTCTTGCTGAACTTGCCTGCCATGGTGGGCTCCTGACTGGTGGATGTTCGACATCCGTCAATCTCGGGCGGCCGGGGTCCCTCGCCAACCCGTCCAGCCTCCCCTGGGGGAGGGGAGGCGGGCGGGCGGGCCATCGGGAGCGAGGCAAAGGGGCAGGACACCTGCTATGCGCAGCGCGACATGGCCTCTTTTATGCGTGGGGAGGGAGCCCGTCGTGGCGCGTCGCCCGAGTGACAGTACGGTGGCTCGGTTCGAGGTGGCCCGGGCGAACCAGGAGCAGGTGTTGGCGGAGAGCGCGCAGCGCGGGGAGCGCGTGGTGTCGCTGGTGCGACTGGCGCTGGTGGTCCTGGTCATGCTGAGCCAGGGCGTTGTCGCGCGGATGTCGGGCGAGCTGCTGCCGAAGGATCCACTCCGGCTGGTGGGCTCGCTGCTCTACACGGGCCTCGCCATCGTCATCACGCTGAACCTCTACACGCAGAAGCCCAACCGGCGCCAGGCGATGTGGAGACCGGTGGCCGTCACGGTGATGGACTGTGGCTTCTTCGGCTTCCTGGCGTGGAGGGTCGTCTCCGTGACGGGGGAGTTCCGTCCGCAGATGCTGGCGGCGGGCTGCGCGGTGGTGATTGCCTTCTCGGTGGCGCGCTACAGCTGGCTGCACGTGTTGATGTCCACGGTGATGGCCTCGGCGACGTACGTGCTGGAGAACTGGTGGGTGGGAGGGTTCTCCTTCGCGCAGGTGAGCTTCGTGCTCGGCTGCTACATCACGCTCGGGCTGCTCATCGGGTGGGCGAACACGGCGGTGAGCAGCATGTTCCTGGGGCTGCGGCGGCGCGACAACCTCTCGCGCTTCCTGCCGCGACAGGTGGTGGAGCGGGTGCTGCATCACGGGGACGAGGCGCTGGCGCCGGTGCAGCGCGAGGTGACCATCCTCTTCAGCGACATCCGGGACTTCACCTCGCTGAGCGAGTCACTGCCGCCCCGGGCGGTGCTGGAGTTGCTGGACGACTACTTCGGGCACATGGGGCAGATCGTCATGGGGCACGGGGGCATCGTGAACAAGTTCCTGGGGGACGGGATGCTGGCGTGCTGGGGCGTGCCGGACGGGGATGCGAATCACGCGGTGCACGCGATGCAGGCGGCGCTCGACATGCGCAAGAAGCTGGAGGAGCTCAACGCGTGGAGGGAGCAGCGAGGGGAGCCGCCCCTGCGCATTGGCGTCGGGCTGCACACGGGGGTGGTGGCGGCGGGGATGCTGGGCGGGGCGGAGCAGCACGAGTACACCGTCATCGGTGACGCGGTGAACCTGGCCTCGCGGGTGGAGGGACTGACGAAGGTCCTGGGGGTGGACATCCTGGTGAGCGAGAGCACCTGGAGGGCGGGCGGAGGCCGGTTCCACGGCGAGCGCATCTCCGAGGAGCGGGTGAAGGGGCGCCGGGAGGCGGTGGTGGTGTACTCGCTGAAGGGCCGCGCGTCGTCGGAGCAGGAGCTCATGCCCCCTCCGC contains:
- a CDS encoding endonuclease/exonuclease/phosphatase family protein, with product MPGQALSRLLDRLPFGRSVIDGVPAAPPQHLPHQEPTHVFQGFESLPEADGPRRLGTGITLLVHHPRPRPPRDHVLRVMTYNILLGGERRELLERYFATLEETGRMPDVIALQEASQPTAVELARDHGFHLTYQGRDVRRPVVNGKAILSRHPILEAAHFTYDFPEDVRAAAIARQGFVGELDEDRGALFALIDVCGHPVALYNVHHTLGDSGINAGQLWQLQSLVHARDGVPSIALGDFNANINVKHHYSLLPNPLRKHEPTETVKDYENRYGDVHPSVGDWGVGNIGDVRVRRALHALEHELPDPLRRARELRVRMPDGSLLRPDEAREMLVAGKCPKHSEQWLRLQDVADMSTLNSLPDGKGVVPATGKRFDTFFASHQLEPLLLEVDHSTEASDHLPSSADFQLRDARH
- a CDS encoding adenylate/guanylate cyclase domain-containing protein, giving the protein MARRPSDSTVARFEVARANQEQVLAESAQRGERVVSLVRLALVVLVMLSQGVVARMSGELLPKDPLRLVGSLLYTGLAIVITLNLYTQKPNRRQAMWRPVAVTVMDCGFFGFLAWRVVSVTGEFRPQMLAAGCAVVIAFSVARYSWLHVLMSTVMASATYVLENWWVGGFSFAQVSFVLGCYITLGLLIGWANTAVSSMFLGLRRRDNLSRFLPRQVVERVLHHGDEALAPVQREVTILFSDIRDFTSLSESLPPRAVLELLDDYFGHMGQIVMGHGGIVNKFLGDGMLACWGVPDGDANHAVHAMQAALDMRKKLEELNAWREQRGEPPLRIGVGLHTGVVAAGMLGGAEQHEYTVIGDAVNLASRVEGLTKVLGVDILVSESTWRAGGGRFHGERISEERVKGRREAVVVYSLKGRASSEQELMPPPRPARLASSL